From Virgibacillus natechei, the proteins below share one genomic window:
- the pruA gene encoding L-glutamate gamma-semialdehyde dehydrogenase, whose amino-acid sequence MVVAYKHEPFTDFSVEANKNELLEALKHIESDLGKEYPLIIGGERITTEDKIVSKNPANKEEVIGYVSKADNELAEQAMKVADETFSTWRKSDPGFRAGILFRAAAIVRRRKFEFIAHLIKEGGKPWKESDADVAEGIDFLEYYGRQILELGQGAEVTSRPIEYNQFHYIPLGVGIVISPWNFLFAIMAGTTTAAMVSGNTVLLKPASSTPIIAYKLMEVLEESGMPAGVVNYIPGPGSEVGDYLVDHPRTRFVSFTGSRDVGTGIFERAAKVQDGQQWLKRTIIEMGGKDTIVVDRDADLELAAESIVHSAFGFSGQKCSACSRAVIHEDVYEDVKDRVVELTKELTVGNPSEASNKYMGPVIDQHAFEKIMDYIELGKKEGNLLVGGDGDDSKGYFINPTVFADVDPEARIMQEEIFGPVVGLTKAQDFDQAIDIANNTDYGLTGAVISNNRTHIEKAREDFHVGNLYFNRGCTAAIVGYHPFGGFNMSGTDSKAGGPDYLIHHMQGKTTSEMF is encoded by the coding sequence ATGGTAGTAGCGTACAAGCATGAACCTTTTACAGATTTCTCAGTAGAAGCGAATAAAAATGAACTGTTAGAAGCGTTAAAGCATATTGAATCTGATCTGGGAAAGGAGTATCCACTTATAATCGGTGGAGAACGTATTACGACAGAAGATAAAATTGTTTCAAAAAATCCTGCTAATAAAGAAGAAGTCATTGGTTATGTATCGAAGGCGGATAATGAATTGGCAGAGCAAGCAATGAAAGTTGCTGATGAAACCTTCTCAACATGGAGAAAATCGGATCCAGGGTTTCGTGCGGGTATCTTATTCCGCGCAGCAGCAATCGTTCGTCGCCGTAAGTTCGAATTCATAGCACATTTAATTAAGGAAGGCGGAAAGCCCTGGAAAGAATCGGATGCAGACGTTGCAGAAGGGATTGACTTCTTGGAATATTATGGTCGTCAAATCCTGGAATTGGGTCAAGGTGCTGAGGTTACCAGCAGGCCTATTGAATATAATCAATTTCATTACATTCCACTAGGTGTAGGGATTGTTATTTCACCATGGAATTTCTTATTTGCCATTATGGCCGGGACAACGACAGCTGCAATGGTATCCGGTAATACGGTGTTGCTGAAGCCAGCAAGTTCAACACCAATAATTGCCTATAAATTAATGGAAGTACTCGAAGAATCGGGTATGCCGGCAGGAGTTGTTAATTATATTCCTGGACCGGGTAGTGAAGTTGGGGATTACCTTGTCGATCATCCAAGAACGCGTTTTGTAAGTTTTACAGGCTCACGTGATGTGGGGACAGGTATCTTCGAACGCGCTGCAAAAGTACAGGACGGTCAACAATGGCTGAAGCGCACCATCATTGAAATGGGTGGTAAAGATACCATTGTCGTAGATCGTGATGCAGACCTAGAATTAGCCGCAGAATCAATTGTCCATTCAGCATTTGGGTTCTCTGGACAAAAATGTTCCGCGTGTTCCCGTGCTGTGATTCATGAAGATGTATATGAAGACGTGAAAGATCGTGTTGTTGAACTGACAAAAGAATTAACAGTTGGCAATCCATCCGAAGCATCCAACAAATATATGGGACCCGTTATCGACCAGCATGCCTTTGAAAAAATTATGGACTATATCGAACTAGGTAAAAAGGAAGGCAACCTACTTGTTGGTGGGGATGGCGATGATAGCAAAGGCTATTTTATTAATCCAACCGTTTTTGCAGATGTCGATCCTGAGGCGCGCATTATGCAAGAAGAAATATTCGGGCCAGTAGTAGGATTAACAAAGGCACAAGATTTTGATCAAGCGATTGACATTGCAAATAATACAGATTATGGACTAACTGGTGCCGTTATATCCAATAATCGAACACATATAGAAAAAGCCCGCGAAGACTTTCATGTAGGAAATCTTTACTTCAATAGAGGGTGTACGGCAGCAATTGTTGGATATCATCCATTTGGTGGATTTAATATGTCCGGAACAGACTCCAAAGCAGGTGGCCCGGATTACCTAATTCACCATATGCAAGGAAAGACAACCTCAGAAATGTTTTAA
- a CDS encoding CamS family sex pheromone protein, with amino-acid sequence MKKASIALMGVVLLLASCAPDMNNEEEIVQDDESEEETAIVPSNQLSEENYRMILPYQPSEARGIIVDQVANRLDIDEMEQGMRRHSMEVYDPSDHYFQEGQYITESMVYDWLGRELTGEQFETELQEEIDRLEAAEMTINDEVIQNIEDDLQKGHNPPIEDDEDQEMHEENPRYLSHILEQNYLTQGEGEDDSVQLAGISIGLALKSVYRFQTEIGGPYYYEDIPENEMMEQGQEIAQSVLEEVRQLEGLENVPVMFSLYREEEQSSPVPGNFVAKTNVSGGETSIDDWESIDEETVLFPSDEGRDKYFEDHEIVSNFGDEIAEFFPNYTGIIGEGFYIDGQLQKLTIEIPLQFFGSAEVTGFTQFAYGLVQEMFADYYDLEINITSSDKVESLIYREAGEDMPNVHIYH; translated from the coding sequence ATGAAAAAAGCGAGTATAGCATTAATGGGTGTCGTCCTGTTGCTTGCAAGTTGTGCACCAGACATGAATAACGAGGAAGAAATTGTGCAAGACGACGAATCGGAAGAAGAGACGGCTATTGTTCCGAGTAATCAATTATCTGAAGAAAATTATCGGATGATCCTACCCTATCAACCAAGTGAAGCTAGAGGGATTATCGTGGATCAAGTGGCAAATCGATTGGATATAGATGAAATGGAGCAAGGGATGAGACGTCATTCAATGGAGGTATATGATCCTAGCGATCATTATTTTCAAGAAGGGCAATATATAACAGAAAGCATGGTTTACGATTGGCTTGGTAGAGAGTTAACAGGGGAGCAATTTGAAACAGAACTCCAGGAGGAAATTGACCGACTTGAAGCAGCTGAAATGACCATTAACGATGAAGTGATCCAGAATATAGAGGACGATTTGCAGAAAGGCCATAATCCTCCTATAGAAGATGATGAAGATCAGGAAATGCATGAAGAAAATCCGCGTTATTTATCACATATTTTAGAACAAAATTACCTAACACAAGGTGAGGGTGAGGATGATTCTGTTCAACTAGCAGGTATTTCTATTGGGCTCGCATTAAAGTCAGTTTATCGTTTTCAAACAGAGATTGGTGGACCTTATTATTATGAAGATATCCCTGAGAACGAAATGATGGAGCAAGGACAAGAAATTGCGCAATCGGTACTTGAGGAAGTAAGGCAACTTGAAGGGCTGGAAAATGTACCCGTAATGTTTTCTCTGTACCGTGAAGAAGAGCAGTCGTCACCAGTACCGGGGAACTTTGTTGCCAAAACGAATGTTAGCGGCGGAGAAACATCCATTGATGATTGGGAATCAATTGACGAAGAAACGGTTCTTTTTCCATCAGATGAAGGAAGGGATAAATACTTCGAAGACCATGAGATTGTGTCTAACTTTGGTGATGAAATTGCCGAATTCTTTCCGAACTATACGGGTATAATTGGGGAGGGATTCTATATAGATGGTCAACTACAAAAGCTGACGATAGAAATTCCGCTTCAATTTTTTGGCAGTGCAGAGGTTACTGGATTCACGCAATTTGCCTACGGTTTAGTTCAGGAGATGTTCGCAGATTACTATGATTTAGAAATAAATATTACATCCAGTGATAAAGTGGAAAGTCTTATTTACCGGGAAGCTGGCGAGGACATGCCAAATGTTCATATTTATCATTAA
- the pcrA gene encoding DNA helicase PcrA has protein sequence MSQTIDDLLKGLNKEQREAVKHTDGPLLIMAGAGSGKTRVLTHRIAYLLAEKDVAARNVLAITFTNKAAREMKERVRKLVGPESGQMWVSTFHSMCVRILRRDIDRIGYSSNFTILDGSDQLSVIKQVLKNLNIDPKKFDPRAMLGQISGAKNELITPEEYSNKVGNFYERQVAQIYEAYQKMLRKNQSLDFDDLIMQTIHLFQRIPEVLEYYQRRFQYIHVDEYQDTNHAQYYLVKQLASRYQNLCVVGDSDQSIYGWRGADIANILSFEKDYPSSRAVFLEQNYRSTKSILSAANTVIGNNTGRKPKNLWTENPDGKNIHYYQGGTEQEEALFITDKLQELTREKGYSPNDLAILYRTNAQSRAIEDTLMKSGVAYQMVGGTKFYDRKEIKDMVAYLRLITNPDDDLSFERVVNVPKRGIGKTSIERLREHAASNDLSFNEAVKEVDFTGVSKKAANALAKFGDLIQTLYQQQEFLTATDMVEAILDRTGYKEMLKSEQSLEAQSRLENLEEFMTVTTDFEKTTEDKTLVAFLTDLALIADLDRVDEEDTENEPKITLMTLHAAKGLEFPVVFLIGLEENVFPHSRSMFDEDEMEEERRLAYVGITRAEQELYLTHAKMRTLYGRTNMNPISRFINEIPEELVDGIEQAKAVMFGGGFGQSKDTASPAKRKAEKIQPTTGAESESWMPGDKANHKLWGLGTVVKVEGEGEGIELDVAFPAPTGIKRVLAKFAPITKQ, from the coding sequence ATGAGTCAGACAATAGATGACTTATTAAAGGGATTAAATAAAGAACAACGTGAAGCGGTTAAACATACGGATGGGCCACTGCTAATTATGGCAGGTGCTGGAAGCGGGAAAACGCGAGTGCTTACCCATCGCATCGCGTATTTACTTGCAGAAAAAGACGTAGCTGCAAGAAATGTCTTGGCTATTACATTTACGAATAAAGCAGCACGGGAGATGAAGGAAAGGGTACGTAAATTAGTTGGCCCGGAGAGTGGACAGATGTGGGTTTCTACATTCCACTCGATGTGTGTGCGTATTTTGCGACGGGATATTGACCGAATCGGATACAGTAGTAACTTTACGATTTTAGATGGTAGCGATCAACTGTCGGTAATTAAACAGGTTTTAAAAAATTTGAACATTGATCCGAAAAAATTTGATCCACGAGCAATGCTCGGCCAAATTAGTGGTGCGAAGAATGAGCTGATTACACCGGAGGAATATAGCAACAAGGTCGGCAATTTTTATGAGAGGCAAGTTGCGCAGATTTATGAAGCCTACCAAAAAATGCTACGAAAAAACCAGTCACTGGATTTTGATGATTTGATTATGCAAACCATTCACTTGTTCCAACGTATTCCAGAAGTGCTAGAGTACTATCAACGCCGTTTTCAGTATATTCATGTGGATGAGTATCAGGATACGAATCATGCCCAGTACTACTTGGTAAAGCAGCTGGCAAGCCGTTATCAAAACCTTTGTGTCGTTGGTGATTCTGACCAGTCGATATACGGATGGCGCGGGGCGGATATTGCGAATATCCTTTCCTTTGAAAAGGACTATCCATCGTCACGGGCTGTATTCTTAGAGCAGAATTACCGTTCCACAAAGTCGATTCTGTCTGCGGCAAATACAGTAATTGGCAATAACACAGGCAGAAAACCGAAAAATCTTTGGACGGAAAATCCAGATGGAAAGAATATTCATTATTACCAGGGTGGGACAGAGCAAGAAGAGGCATTATTTATCACGGACAAACTTCAGGAACTCACAAGAGAAAAAGGGTATTCACCAAATGACTTGGCAATCTTGTATCGGACAAACGCACAATCACGTGCCATTGAGGACACGTTAATGAAATCGGGTGTCGCTTATCAAATGGTTGGCGGAACCAAGTTCTATGACCGTAAAGAAATCAAAGATATGGTTGCCTATTTACGCTTGATTACAAATCCAGATGACGATTTAAGCTTTGAACGTGTGGTGAATGTACCGAAGCGTGGTATTGGCAAAACATCGATTGAGCGATTGCGGGAACATGCTGCTAGCAATGATCTATCCTTTAACGAAGCTGTAAAAGAAGTTGATTTTACCGGGGTATCGAAGAAAGCTGCTAATGCTTTGGCGAAATTCGGAGATTTAATTCAAACCTTATATCAGCAACAGGAATTCCTAACCGCAACGGATATGGTGGAAGCTATTCTTGATCGCACGGGCTATAAAGAAATGCTGAAAAGCGAGCAATCACTTGAAGCGCAGAGCCGTCTGGAAAACCTGGAAGAGTTCATGACCGTTACGACTGATTTTGAAAAAACAACCGAGGACAAAACACTTGTCGCTTTCTTAACAGACCTTGCATTGATTGCAGACCTTGATCGTGTCGATGAAGAAGATACAGAGAATGAACCCAAAATTACTCTCATGACCTTACATGCAGCAAAAGGCCTGGAGTTCCCGGTAGTCTTTTTAATCGGTTTGGAGGAAAATGTCTTTCCACATAGTCGTTCCATGTTCGATGAGGATGAGATGGAAGAAGAACGAAGACTGGCCTATGTAGGTATTACGCGCGCTGAGCAGGAACTGTATTTAACCCATGCTAAAATGCGAACATTATATGGAAGAACCAATATGAATCCAATCAGCCGATTCATCAATGAAATTCCAGAAGAATTAGTCGATGGAATAGAACAAGCAAAAGCTGTCATGTTTGGTGGGGGATTCGGACAATCTAAAGATACAGCTTCACCAGCGAAACGAAAAGCAGAAAAAATACAACCAACAACTGGTGCAGAAAGTGAATCATGGATGCCAGGTGATAAAGCAAACCATAAGCTATGGGGCTTAGGTACCGTCGTTAAAGTTGAAGGAGAAGGGGAAGGGATAGAACTTGACGTCGCTTTTCCAGCGCCGACCGGCATCAAGCGTGTACTGGCTAAATTTGCCCCAATAACGAAACAATAG
- a CDS encoding YerC/YecD family TrpR-related protein — MQIDKLRGEQLDQLFDAILSLNDREECYRFFDDIATMSEIHSISQRLQVAKMLTEGHTYNVIEKEANASTATISRVRRSLNYGSDGYQIVLDRILEDK; from the coding sequence GTGCAGATTGATAAATTAAGAGGGGAACAATTGGATCAGTTGTTTGATGCAATATTATCGTTAAATGACCGGGAAGAATGCTATCGTTTTTTTGATGATATTGCCACAATGTCAGAAATACATTCGATATCCCAACGCCTACAAGTGGCGAAAATGCTAACAGAAGGACATACGTATAACGTTATTGAAAAAGAAGCGAATGCATCAACAGCTACCATTTCACGTGTGCGTAGGTCCCTTAATTACGGTAGTGATGGCTACCAAATTGTGCTGGATCGTATACTGGAGGATAAATAG
- a CDS encoding helix-turn-helix domain-containing protein produces the protein MGTLIEIGSFIKLQRQKQEMTQGDLAKGIVSLSYLSKIENKKTEASREIIQLICTRLGIQLDNELDTTIQEKCKQWYSMLFEVHDKEQIITTYREVQGLMDTNLTNNLLMFEIHKIRYYLVLGKFDNALDKINELKDVSNTFDNLHQFYWYKFRGNYSSLNGDFNEAMRLYKIAEDKISQIELEDKEIADLQYIIAVTHSKLRNTLESIDYAEKALDIYMKEYNFMRCAQSHIVLGISYRRIKMYEKAIKNYNLARHLGELNNDKQVIQLTNLNLGYLYSAKGNKKDAIHYYLEVADDLDVEMNARLTAVTALIKDYYSINNFDETKQMIDKGFELIDMDNSSEAYKSHYYVLNTFSFAINQEKSKFESIVIDEFIPYLKKHKDHANLVIYANMLGVHFEELNRYKESVKYYKLANLTYEELINI, from the coding sequence GTGGGTACATTGATAGAAATAGGATCCTTTATCAAACTACAACGACAAAAACAAGAAATGACACAGGGAGATTTAGCTAAAGGCATCGTTTCATTATCCTATTTATCAAAGATTGAAAACAAAAAGACGGAAGCAAGTCGGGAAATTATTCAATTAATATGTACGCGTTTAGGTATCCAGTTAGACAATGAATTAGATACAACCATCCAGGAAAAATGTAAGCAATGGTACAGCATGCTTTTTGAAGTTCATGACAAGGAACAAATCATTACGACATACCGCGAAGTGCAGGGACTAATGGATACCAATCTTACGAATAACTTACTGATGTTCGAGATTCATAAGATAAGATACTATCTGGTTCTCGGGAAGTTTGATAATGCGCTGGATAAGATTAATGAACTAAAAGATGTATCCAACACCTTTGATAACCTGCATCAATTCTATTGGTATAAGTTTCGAGGGAATTACAGTTCTTTAAATGGAGATTTTAACGAAGCCATGAGACTATACAAAATAGCAGAAGATAAAATCAGTCAGATTGAATTAGAAGATAAAGAAATTGCTGATCTACAATATATCATTGCGGTAACACATAGTAAGTTGCGAAATACATTGGAATCTATAGATTATGCAGAGAAAGCACTAGATATATACATGAAGGAATATAACTTTATGCGCTGTGCTCAATCCCATATCGTCTTAGGTATTTCGTATAGAAGAATTAAGATGTATGAAAAAGCTATTAAAAATTATAATCTGGCCAGACATTTAGGTGAGCTTAATAATGATAAACAAGTAATACAATTAACAAATTTAAATTTAGGATATCTGTATTCTGCTAAAGGAAATAAGAAAGATGCAATTCATTACTATTTAGAGGTTGCAGATGATTTAGACGTTGAAATGAATGCAAGATTAACTGCGGTCACAGCGTTAATTAAAGATTATTATTCCATTAATAATTTTGATGAAACCAAACAAATGATAGATAAGGGTTTTGAACTAATAGACATGGATAATAGTAGCGAAGCATATAAAAGTCATTATTATGTTCTAAATACATTCAGTTTTGCTATTAATCAAGAAAAAAGTAAATTTGAATCGATAGTAATTGATGAATTTATTCCGTATCTAAAAAAACATAAAGACCATGCTAATTTAGTTATTTATGCCAATATGTTAGGAGTTCATTTTGAAGAATTAAACAGGTATAAAGAATCTGTTAAATACTATAAACTCGCAAATTTAACATATGAAGAGTTAATAAATATTTAA
- the gatC gene encoding Asp-tRNA(Asn)/Glu-tRNA(Gln) amidotransferase subunit GatC translates to MTDITKDQVKHVAHLARLAVSEEEAEKLTKELGAIMDFSDQLSELDTEGIEPTVHDQHVLNVLRKDKPKQWDKKEEALKNAPDKEAGQFRVPSILE, encoded by the coding sequence ATGACAGATATTACGAAGGATCAAGTGAAGCATGTTGCACACTTGGCACGACTTGCAGTTAGTGAAGAAGAAGCGGAAAAGCTGACGAAGGAATTGGGTGCGATTATGGATTTTTCGGATCAATTAAGTGAACTAGATACGGAAGGCATAGAGCCAACCGTGCATGATCAACATGTGTTAAATGTACTACGTAAGGACAAGCCAAAACAATGGGATAAGAAAGAAGAAGCTTTGAAAAATGCTCCCGATAAAGAGGCTGGTCAATTCAGAGTGCCATCGATATTGGAGTAG
- the ligA gene encoding NAD-dependent DNA ligase LigA: protein MEKQQAQEKIENLSKLLTTYNYEYHVLDKPSVPDAEYDEKLQELLRLEEKFPTLITSDSPTQRVGGEPLGSFQKVQHNVSMLSLGNAFNEGDLRDFARRAGDGTDNPISYICELKIDGLAVSLTYQNGKFVRGATRGDGEVGEDITSNLRTIRSIPLSIEETGTIEIRGEAFMPHKSFLALNEARHANEEEPFANPRNAAAGSLRQLDPRIAAKRNLDIFLYGVGEWEDSQLTSHSERLVTLQELGFKTNPEWKKCSTIEEVIEYVDYWTAQRPHLHYEIDGIVVKVDDLDQQEELGFTAKSPRWAIAYKFPAEEAVTKLIDIELSVGRTGVITPTAILEPVQVAGTTVKRASLHNEDLIRERDIRIGDTVVIKKAGDIIPEVVRVVEDKRHDTVVEYHMPEICPACESELVRLEEEVALRCLNPNCPAQLKEGLIHFVSRNAMNIDGLGEKVIIQLFQEELIHTMADLYRLKREDLLQLERMGEKSVTNLLTAIEASKENSLEKLLFGLGIRFIGAKAAKTIAVEFETLENLQNATYEELIAVDEIGEKMADAIVQYFSEQKVIDLLNELRELNLNLEYKGPKQERNGIFAGKTVVITGRMDNYTRGEAKAFIETMGGSVTGSVSKNTDILIAGEDAGSKYDKAKKLEVTIWDEKQLQEAMES from the coding sequence GTGGAGAAACAACAAGCACAGGAAAAAATAGAGAATTTAAGTAAGCTGCTTACTACCTATAATTATGAATACCATGTCCTTGATAAACCAAGCGTTCCCGATGCGGAATATGACGAGAAGCTGCAAGAACTCTTGCGGTTGGAAGAAAAATTTCCGACCTTAATTACATCCGATTCTCCGACGCAGCGTGTTGGGGGTGAACCATTAGGATCCTTTCAAAAGGTGCAGCACAATGTATCAATGCTAAGTTTAGGCAATGCATTTAATGAAGGAGATTTACGAGATTTTGCAAGGCGTGCGGGTGACGGTACGGATAACCCGATTTCGTATATTTGTGAATTGAAAATAGACGGTTTGGCAGTATCGCTAACATATCAAAATGGGAAATTTGTTCGTGGAGCAACTCGAGGAGATGGGGAGGTAGGTGAAGATATAACGAGTAATTTGCGAACGATCCGCAGCATCCCTTTATCGATAGAGGAAACAGGAACAATTGAGATACGTGGAGAAGCATTTATGCCACATAAATCTTTCCTAGCTTTGAATGAAGCAAGACATGCAAATGAAGAAGAGCCGTTTGCCAATCCAAGAAATGCTGCGGCAGGATCGTTAAGGCAGCTCGACCCCAGAATTGCAGCAAAACGTAACTTGGACATATTTTTATATGGAGTAGGTGAATGGGAAGACAGCCAATTAACGTCACACAGTGAAAGGCTTGTAACATTACAGGAGTTAGGTTTTAAAACAAATCCGGAATGGAAAAAGTGCTCAACGATTGAGGAAGTCATTGAGTATGTTGACTATTGGACAGCCCAGCGGCCTCATTTACATTATGAAATAGACGGGATTGTTGTAAAAGTAGATGATCTTGACCAGCAAGAGGAGTTGGGATTCACCGCAAAAAGTCCACGGTGGGCGATTGCGTATAAATTTCCTGCAGAAGAAGCCGTTACAAAACTAATAGATATTGAACTGAGCGTCGGTAGGACAGGTGTTATTACACCAACTGCTATTTTGGAACCTGTTCAAGTAGCGGGTACAACCGTAAAACGTGCTTCCTTGCATAATGAGGATTTAATTCGTGAAAGAGACATTCGAATAGGGGATACGGTAGTCATCAAAAAAGCGGGAGATATTATTCCAGAAGTGGTTCGTGTCGTAGAAGATAAGCGGCATGATACAGTGGTAGAATATCATATGCCTGAAATATGTCCAGCTTGTGAGAGTGAATTGGTGCGACTAGAGGAAGAAGTGGCACTACGCTGTCTAAATCCGAATTGTCCTGCCCAATTGAAGGAAGGTCTTATTCACTTTGTCTCCCGTAATGCGATGAACATCGATGGTTTAGGTGAAAAAGTCATTATTCAACTCTTTCAGGAAGAATTAATTCATACAATGGCAGATTTATATCGACTTAAGCGAGAGGATCTGCTTCAATTGGAACGTATGGGTGAAAAATCAGTTACTAATTTATTGACAGCCATTGAAGCATCAAAAGAAAACTCATTGGAAAAGCTCTTATTCGGCTTAGGTATTCGGTTTATCGGTGCCAAAGCTGCTAAAACGATAGCTGTTGAATTTGAAACATTAGAGAATCTTCAAAACGCTACCTATGAGGAGCTTATCGCTGTTGATGAAATTGGCGAAAAGATGGCTGATGCTATTGTGCAGTATTTTTCCGAGCAAAAGGTAATAGATCTCTTGAATGAATTACGAGAGCTGAACCTTAATCTGGAATACAAAGGGCCGAAGCAAGAAAGAAATGGTATCTTTGCTGGTAAAACAGTCGTAATAACAGGAAGAATGGATAATTACACGCGAGGGGAAGCAAAAGCATTCATTGAAACGATGGGTGGCTCTGTGACAGGAAGTGTAAGTAAAAATACAGATATACTTATTGCGGGTGAAGATGCAGGTTCCAAGTATGATAAAGCAAAAAAGCTTGAGGTAACGATTTGGGACGAAAAGCAGCTTCAAGAAGCAATGGAAAGTTAG
- a CDS encoding heptaprenylglyceryl phosphate synthase, with translation MNEWKHVFKLDPAKEISDEHLEMICESGTDAVIVGGTDNVTMDGVLDLLVRIRRYSIPCILEISAMEAITPGFDYYFIPMVMNSTEKKWMMDIQHRAIKQYKEWMNWDQILMEGYCILNEDAKAFTHTNSYMPDDEDVTAYAYMAERVFHLPVFYMEYSGKYGDPKLVEQVKRQLNNTLLFYGGGIENDSQAREMNEHADVIVVGNSIYTGIEEAIKTVHAVKDY, from the coding sequence ATGAATGAATGGAAACATGTATTTAAGTTGGATCCTGCTAAGGAAATATCGGATGAGCATCTAGAAATGATCTGTGAATCAGGAACCGATGCTGTTATTGTCGGCGGAACAGATAATGTGACAATGGATGGTGTACTGGATTTACTCGTACGAATTCGCCGTTACAGCATACCATGCATTCTAGAAATTTCTGCAATGGAGGCCATTACTCCAGGGTTTGACTATTATTTTATACCGATGGTCATGAATTCCACTGAGAAAAAATGGATGATGGATATACAGCATCGAGCGATTAAACAATATAAGGAATGGATGAACTGGGATCAAATTCTTATGGAAGGGTATTGTATTTTAAATGAAGACGCAAAAGCCTTCACGCATACGAATAGCTATATGCCGGATGATGAAGACGTGACGGCATATGCATATATGGCAGAACGTGTATTTCATTTGCCAGTATTTTATATGGAATACAGTGGAAAATACGGAGATCCAAAACTAGTTGAACAAGTAAAAAGACAGCTTAACAACACATTGCTTTTTTATGGCGGAGGGATCGAGAACGATAGCCAGGCACGTGAAATGAACGAGCATGCAGATGTTATTGTAGTAGGAAATAGTATTTATACAGGAATAGAGGAAGCAATTAAAACCGTACATGCAGTTAAAGATTATTGA
- a CDS encoding DUF3048 domain-containing protein, producing MRKLVYMLLVLFVLLVGCSNEEDQAQANESKGNNIKEKTEPPEVEGEAEEFENVFPLTGIGTNTNADNRMVSVMVNNHTTARPQTGLTQADMVFEILAEGDITRFLALYQSDMPDVVGPVRSAREYYFDLATNYNALYVYHGAANFVNEMIQNRGIEHLDGSIHDNNGHLFKRESFRPAPHNSYLQFDGVYDAAERQGYDTTASDEPLEFLTEDEEQELSGDSAEYVEIAYSDNARDIVEFNYDVNSEKYTRYNDQTETVDLATGDPIQVDNVFIVETHHQVIDDEARRSIDFESGGNAYLIQKGKIQEVEWTNQNGRIIPVKDGVPLGFAPGKTWINVVPSSPGIGQDVTVSS from the coding sequence ATGAGAAAGTTAGTTTATATGCTGTTGGTGTTGTTTGTGCTTTTAGTCGGTTGTTCCAATGAAGAAGATCAAGCACAAGCAAATGAATCAAAAGGAAATAACATAAAAGAAAAAACAGAACCCCCAGAGGTAGAAGGCGAAGCAGAGGAGTTTGAAAATGTTTTTCCGTTAACTGGGATTGGAACAAATACGAATGCTGATAATCGGATGGTTAGTGTAATGGTGAATAATCACACAACAGCAAGACCGCAAACTGGTTTAACACAAGCAGATATGGTATTTGAAATTCTCGCAGAAGGTGATATCACACGCTTTTTGGCGCTTTATCAAAGTGATATGCCAGATGTGGTAGGGCCAGTTCGTAGTGCGAGGGAGTATTATTTTGATTTGGCAACGAATTATAATGCCCTTTATGTTTATCACGGGGCCGCAAATTTTGTGAATGAAATGATTCAAAATAGAGGTATTGAACACTTAGATGGATCTATCCATGATAATAATGGTCACTTGTTTAAACGTGAGTCGTTTCGTCCTGCACCGCATAATTCTTATCTGCAATTTGACGGGGTTTATGATGCAGCTGAGCGTCAGGGGTATGATACTACTGCCTCTGATGAACCGTTAGAATTTTTAACGGAGGATGAAGAGCAGGAATTGTCAGGTGATTCAGCAGAATATGTGGAAATTGCGTATTCCGATAACGCAAGGGATATTGTAGAATTTAACTATGACGTTAACAGTGAAAAATATACAAGATATAACGATCAGACAGAAACAGTCGATTTAGCTACGGGTGATCCTATTCAGGTGGATAATGTTTTCATTGTAGAAACCCATCATCAAGTGATTGATGATGAAGCTCGTAGATCAATTGATTTTGAGTCTGGCGGGAATGCCTATCTGATCCAAAAGGGAAAAATTCAGGAAGTCGAATGGACAAACCAAAATGGAAGAATAATTCCCGTTAAAGATGGTGTACCTTTAGGTTTTGCTCCAGGTAAAACATGGATTAATGTTGTTCCATCAAGTCCAGGAATAGGACAAGACGTAACGGTGTCAAGCTAG